One genomic region from Euleptes europaea isolate rEulEur1 chromosome 6, rEulEur1.hap1, whole genome shotgun sequence encodes:
- the PSMG1 gene encoding proteasome assembly chaperone 1 yields the protein MATFFGEVVAAPSRAGVDEDDEEAAAREEAPEDREIREELGKKRQPCEYQLGGTDFSLQAQLSVIIRFCFVFMLREVHILWNAAFSASTESSSDHQFPCSKFILGVGHNAAAFLSSFVLNSGDWEVVGSVKLWNEWCRTSNTTNVLPSDSFCLFYRLISDPTVLLCQCTCFVAEDQQFQWLEKVFGRMQKTDFQVAVFSTSSVTDYKTPEPTLMLSSPFLKALKTKQFKDNVCCSLLEQPNIVRDLPAAVLSYCQVWQIPAVLYQCYTDAIKLDIVTIEAFKPVLSSRILKSLVKDTSRSTETLAKLMTTTEINNIYT from the exons ATGGCCACGTTCTTCGGGGAGGTGGTGGCGGCCCCGTCCCGAGCTGGCGTGGACGAGGACGACGAGGAGGCAGCGGCGCGAGAGGAAGCGCCGGAAGACCGGGAGATTCGCGAGGAACTCGGGAAGAAAag GCAGCCTTGTGAATACCAGTTAGGGGGCACAGACTTCAGCCTCCAAGCCCAGCTA AGTGTTATCATtcgcttttgttttgtttttatgctcAGGGAAGTCCACATTCTCTGGAACGCAGCATTCAGTGCATCTACAGAAAGCTCTTCAGATCATCAGTTTCCTTGCTCAAAGTTCATATTGGGTGTAGGACACAATGCAGCAG CATTCTTGTCTTCATTTGTTTTGAATTCTGGAGACTGGGAAGTAGTTGGATCTGTCAAGTTGTGGAATGAATGGTGCAGAACATCAAACACAACCAATGTCCTGCCTTCAGATTCTTTCTGTTTGTTCTATCGATTGATTTCAGATCCTACA GTTTTGTTGTGCCAGTGTACTTGTTTTGTGGCTGAGGACCAACAATTTCAGTGGCTTGAAAAG GTTTTTGGACGCATGCAGAAGACAGATTTCCAAGTAGCTGTTTTTTCAACATCCTCCGTTACAGATTATAAAACACCTGAACCAACCTTAatgctttcttctccttttctgaaagcattaaaaacaaaacagttcaaAGACAATGTCTGTTGCTCACTTCTAGAACAACCAAATATTGTACGGGATCTCCCTGCAGCAG TTCTCAGCTACTGTCAAGTGTGGCAAATCCCTGCAGTGCTTTATCAGTGTTATACTGACGCCATCAAACTGGACATCGTTACCATTGAAGCTTTCAAGCCTGTCCTGTCTTCCAGAATCCTGAAGAGTTTGGTTAAG